DNA from Algisphaera agarilytica:
GTGGCGATCTTGTCGATCTCGTCGAGGAAAATGATGCCATCGTTCTGTGCCCGCTCGACCGCCTCGGCCTGGATCTTCTCTTTGTTGAGCAGCTTCTCGGTCTCCTGCTCGATGAGCACGACCCGGGCGTCCTTCACGGTCAGCTTGCGGGAGGCGGTCTGCTCGGGGATGAGCTTCTCGAACATGTTGGACATGTCCGGGTCCATCTGGTCCAGCCCCATGTTGGCGAACATGACGTTGGTCTGCGGGCGCTTGGTGACGGTGAGTTCGACTTCGCGTTCGTCGAGCGTGCCCGCTTCGAGTTGTTTGCGGAGCGCGTCCCGGAGGCGTTGGCGGTTTTCGCCGGAGTCTTCGGTCGAAACGAATCCTCCCGCGGAGTCGCCGGGTGAGACGGCGGGCCGCGGCTTGGGCGTGTCGGGGAGCAGCAGGTCCAATAAACGCTCTTCGGCAGCGGATTTGGCTTTTTCCTCGACGATCTTGGACTGCTCGGCCCGGACGAGGCCGACGGACTGGTCCACCAGGTCGCGGACCATGGATTCGACATCGCGGCCGTGGTAGCCGACCTCGGTGAACTTGCTCGCCTCGACCTTGATGAACGGGGCGGAGGCGAGCTTGGCCAGGCGGCGGGCGATCTCGGTCTTACCCACGCCGGTGGGACCGGCCATGATGATGTTCTTGGGGTACACCTCGCGGGAGAGCTCGGCCTCGAGCTGACGCCGACGCCAGCGGTTGCGGATGGCCACGGCGACGGCCCGTTTGGCGTCGGACTGCCCGATAACGTGTCGGTCCAGGGCGTCAACAATCTGGCGGGGGGTCAGGTCATGCATGGAGCAACGATCATAGCGGTTAGGCGATGCAAAGCATTGGTCAGAGAAGCCTAAACCGGCGTGTGGCTTGTGTCGATGGAAGGGCGAGGGCTGACCCGGTCACCACGTGGCGGGAGAAAGCCTAGGGCCGTACCCGTCGCGTCACGGGGCACCGATAGGCCCGGTCCGTATTCGTTGATCCAGGCACCGCTCATGGCCTTTGGCAAAACCAAATCTCGACTCTCGCCCATCGGCATCGATTTCGGGGCCGACAGCCTGAAGCTGCTGCAGATCGTCCCCGGCGATCCGCCCGAATTGGTCGCGCTGGGCTCGGCCACCGTGCCCGAAGAAGCCCGCACCGACCTCAACGCCCGCCAGGCCTTCCTCGAAGAAGCCCTGCCCGCACTGCTGCGTCGTCACGACTTCAAGCAGAAACGCGTCATGCTCTCCACCCCGGCGTTCCAGACGCTGGTCAACAACCTGGTGATCAACCGGGTGGACAACAAGGAAATCGACAGCCAGGTCGATCTCGCGCTGCAGACCCGCCTGGGTGTCGAGCCCAGCCGCATGGTGATCCGCAACTACCCCGGGGCCGAGATCTACCGAGACGGCCACCCGAAACAGGAAGTCATCACCTTCGCCGCCGGGCGTGACATCGTGATGCGTTACGTCGAACTCGCCAACCGCCTCAAGCTCGAGGTCGTGGGCATGCACTGCGAAGCCCCCTGCGTGCTTCGCGCGTTTTCACACGTCGGCCAAGTCGATGCGAGCGACCGCGACCGTGCGGTGGCGTTCATCGACCTCGGTGCCGCGACCACGAAGATCGTCGTCGCCCGTGGTGGGCAGATGATGCTCGCCAAGACGGTTCACGCCGGGGGCGATCAGTGGACCCGGAAGCTCGCCGCGGACCAGAGCATGGAATTCGCCGAGGCTCGGCTGGCCCGCGTGGCCCAAGCCAACGGGCAAAGTTCGGCGGTCGCCACCGCTGAACCCGCCACGGCTAACGCCAGCGAGCCATTGGACTGCGAAACCACCGAGTGCCTCATCGATGAGCTGCGGATGACCTTCCGCCACTACGAGTCGCGCTACCCCGAACAGCCGATCGAGAAGCTGATTTTCATCGGCGGCGAGGCCAACCGCATCCAGACCTGCCAGCAACTCGCCCGCAGCGTCCGCGTAGCCGCACAGCTGGGCGATCCGTTTGCCCGGCTGTCGCGGATGAACGCGAGCGGTTCGCCGATGGAAGTCGATCTGTCCCAGCCCCAGCCCGGATGGGCCGTGGCCCTGGGCCTCTGCCTCAGCGAGGCCAACCTGTAACCCCGGCATTGCCTACCCCGATCTCGGAAGTATCCGAGTGATTGCCTCGAACCCTGATTCCGACCCCCAGACCCCGACACCCGAAACTGGAGCCAGCCATGGCTGAGAACATGAGTTTCCTTCCCGAAGACTACCTGGAAAAGAAGATCGCGCGTCGCACGAACGTGATCTTCGTCAGCCTGTTTGCCGTGGTGCTCACGGCCGTGGCCGCGACCGATTTCGTCGGCCGACGCCAGGACTCGGTGCAACTCGCCGAACTCGCCGCCCGCCACGCGGAGTTCGAAGAGATGCGTCGGACGTTTGAGCAGATCGAAGAGCTCAACGCCAAGAAGCAAGAGATGAAGAACAAGGCCAACGTCACCGCGACGCTGAAGGACAACGTCCTGAAGTCGATGGTCTTCGCCGAGCTGATCAACAACATGCCCGCGACGCTGCGTCTGACCGACCTGGAGCTGCAAACCAAGGTCGCCAAGAACGGCGCCCCGCCGCCGCGTACCGCCATCCAACGCGAAAAGATGCGTCAGAAGGGCACCGGCCAGAAGGAAGTCCAGGTCGTTCCGACCGTCGTGGACATCACGCTGATCGGCATGGCCCCGACCGACGTCGAAATCTCCGACTACATCGGCAACCTCAACGCCCACGAGCTTTTCCGCGGCGTTAGCTTGGCCTTCGTCGAAGAGGCGAAGAAGGAAGACAACGTGATGCGTAAGTTCCGCATCGAGCTGTCGCTGGACCGCGAATTCGACACCGCCGATTTCGAACCCACCTTGGCCGATCGTGAGCTGGAAGTCGACCCCACCGGCGAGACCCTGCAGATCAACCCCGAAGGCGAGTTTGTCCGTCCCACCGAGTCGCTCGGTGTGGTTGAAACCGATTAAGACCCCCGAGATTTTCCGAGACACGTCCCACGGGCGTGTGCGTCACCCGAGCCCCGATACACGCCACACGGCGAAACCGCCGGAGAAACACCATGCGATTTGGCATCCGAGAAATCCTGTTCGTCCTCATCCTGCTGGCCATCCCCGGTGGGTGGTACATGGCCGTGGCCCAGCCACGCCTTGAAAAGAAGCTCCAGCGCACCGCAGACATCGCGAAGGTCGAGTCCAAGATCAAGTCGGTCGAGAAAGCGACCGCCGGGATCGAAGATGTCCAGGCCGAGATCGAGAAGCTGCAGAACGCCATTAACCATTTCCAGAGCATGCTGCCCAGCGACCGCGAAGTCGAGACGCTGCTGCGTGAGGTCTGGGAGCTGGCCGGTGAGCATGATCTCAACGCCAAGAGCGTGCGTCCGGACAAGATCGTCCCCGCCGCCCAGTACGCCGAGCTGCCCATCATGATGGAGATCGTCGGCGACTTCGACGGCTTCTACGACTTTATCCGTGACATCGAGAAGCTTCCCCGGATCACCCGGATGCCCCGCATCAAGATCAAGCGTGACTCGAAGGAAGACGGCGGCGTGGTGAAGGCCGAGATGACCCTGAGCATCTTCTTCGAGGGCGACGACGCCCGCGACATCCGCTCGTAATCAAGCCGACCTCCACGTAATTCGAACCGAACCAACCGCGGCCCGGCCGCCAAACGACCCGACAAGGGAAATCAGATGAGTGAATTTGAAGACTTCGACAACCCGGTGAACGAAAGCTTCGAGGAAGAGCCGCAGACCATGTCCCTGATGGGGGGCATCGCCGGTGGCGGCGCCCTGCCCGGCGACGAGTTCGCCATCGGTGGCAACG
Protein-coding regions in this window:
- the hslU gene encoding ATP-dependent protease ATPase subunit HslU, giving the protein MHDLTPRQIVDALDRHVIGQSDAKRAVAVAIRNRWRRRQLEAELSREVYPKNIIMAGPTGVGKTEIARRLAKLASAPFIKVEASKFTEVGYHGRDVESMVRDLVDQSVGLVRAEQSKIVEEKAKSAAEERLLDLLLPDTPKPRPAVSPGDSAGGFVSTEDSGENRQRLRDALRKQLEAGTLDEREVELTVTKRPQTNVMFANMGLDQMDPDMSNMFEKLIPEQTASRKLTVKDARVVLIEQETEKLLNKEKIQAEAVERAQNDGIIFLDEIDKIATPSGAQSSSGGGSGSPDVSRQGVQRDLLPIVEGSAVSTKYGTVHTDHILFIAAGAFHVAAVSDLMPELQGRFPIRVELQALGKADFIRILTEPKNALTKQQQALLGVEGLEVEFEPEAIEAMAELAAQANTTLENIGARRLTTIIEKVFDQVNFDAPERVAGGETKLSITAEFVKQQVAPVVEDADLSNFVL
- the pilM gene encoding pilus assembly protein PilM, coding for MAFGKTKSRLSPIGIDFGADSLKLLQIVPGDPPELVALGSATVPEEARTDLNARQAFLEEALPALLRRHDFKQKRVMLSTPAFQTLVNNLVINRVDNKEIDSQVDLALQTRLGVEPSRMVIRNYPGAEIYRDGHPKQEVITFAAGRDIVMRYVELANRLKLEVVGMHCEAPCVLRAFSHVGQVDASDRDRAVAFIDLGAATTKIVVARGGQMMLAKTVHAGGDQWTRKLAADQSMEFAEARLARVAQANGQSSAVATAEPATANASEPLDCETTECLIDELRMTFRHYESRYPEQPIEKLIFIGGEANRIQTCQQLARSVRVAAQLGDPFARLSRMNASGSPMEVDLSQPQPGWAVALGLCLSEANL
- a CDS encoding PilN domain-containing protein; the protein is MSFLPEDYLEKKIARRTNVIFVSLFAVVLTAVAATDFVGRRQDSVQLAELAARHAEFEEMRRTFEQIEELNAKKQEMKNKANVTATLKDNVLKSMVFAELINNMPATLRLTDLELQTKVAKNGAPPPRTAIQREKMRQKGTGQKEVQVVPTVVDITLIGMAPTDVEISDYIGNLNAHELFRGVSLAFVEEAKKEDNVMRKFRIELSLDREFDTADFEPTLADRELEVDPTGETLQINPEGEFVRPTESLGVVETD
- the pilO gene encoding type IV pilus inner membrane component PilO; this encodes MRFGIREILFVLILLAIPGGWYMAVAQPRLEKKLQRTADIAKVESKIKSVEKATAGIEDVQAEIEKLQNAINHFQSMLPSDREVETLLREVWELAGEHDLNAKSVRPDKIVPAAQYAELPIMMEIVGDFDGFYDFIRDIEKLPRITRMPRIKIKRDSKEDGGVVKAEMTLSIFFEGDDARDIRS